Proteins encoded in a region of the Vicia villosa cultivar HV-30 ecotype Madison, WI linkage group LG5, Vvil1.0, whole genome shotgun sequence genome:
- the LOC131601517 gene encoding 3-ketoacyl CoA thiolase 1, peroxisomal-like isoform X1, with the protein MEKAIERQRVLLEHLNPNSSNSVFSASHTHQSTDISASFCSAGQTGGSENDVVIVAAYRTAICKAKRGGFKDTLPDDLLAPVLKAVIEKTNVKPSEVGDIIVGTVLGPGSERAIACRMAAFYAGFPETVPLRTVNRQCSSGLQAVADVAAYIKSGFYDIGIGAGVECMSQDNISRIVKTSAKAENFAQARDCLLPMGITSENVVQRYGVTRQEQDQAAVESHRRAAAATASGKFKEEIIPVSTKIVDPKTGEEKQIIVSVDDGIRPNANLADLAKLKPAFKKDGTTTAGNASQVSDGAAAVLLMKRSVAVQKGLPILGIFRSFSAVGVDPAVMGVGPAFAIPAAVKSAGLELSNIDLFEINEAFASQFVYSSKKLGLDPTKVNVNGGAIALGHPLGATGARCVSTLLNEMKRRGKDCRYGVISMCIGSGMGAAAVFERGDF; encoded by the exons atggagAAAGCAATTGAAAGACAAAGAGTTCTTCTTGAACATCTAAACCCAAACTCTTCAAATTCTGTTTTCTCAGCCTCTCATACTCATCAATCCACTGATATTTCT GCTTCGTTTTGTTCTGCTGGACAAACAGGTGGATCTGAAAATGATGTAGTGATTGTAGC TGCTTATCGTACTGCTATTTGCAAAGCGAAGCGTGGGGGGTTCAAGGATACTCTTCCGGATGATCTACTTGCCCCAGTTCTCAAG GCTGTGATAGAGAAAACAAATGTGAAACCTAGTGAAGTAGGAGACATAATCGTTGGCACAGTTTTAGGACCAGGATCAGAACGAGCAATTGCGTGCAGAATGGCAGCTTTTTATGCTGGTTTCCCTG AGACGGTGCCACTTCGAACTGTCAATAGACAATGTTCATCTGGACTTCAAGCAGTCGCCGATGTTGCTGCTTACATAAAATCTGGATTCTATGACATTG GAATTGGAGCTGGAGTGGAGTGTATGTCACAAGATAATATTTCAAGGATCGTCAAAACTAGCGCAAAG GCGGAAAATTTTGCACAAGCCCGAGACTGTCTTCTTCCGATGGGAATCACTTCAGAGAATGTCGTACAACGTTACGGTGTGACAAGGCAGGAGCAAGACCAGGCTGCT GTCGAGTCTCATAGACGCGCTGCAGCTGCAACAGCCTCTGGTAAATTCAAAGAAGAAATCATTCCGGTTTCTACAAAG ATTGTGGATCCTAAAACCGGAGAGGAGAAGCAAATTATTGTTTCGGTTGATGATGGTATCCGCCCAAACGCCAATTTGGCTGATCTGGCTAAGCTTAAGCCCGCATTCAAAAAGGACGGAACCACAACTGCAGGGAATGCTAGCCAAGTTAGTGACGGTGCTGCAGCCGTGCTCCTCATGAAGAGAAGCGTTGCCGTGCAAAAGGGGCTTCCTATCCTTGGAATCTTCAG GAGTTTTTCTGCTGTTGGAGTAGATCCGGCTGTAATGGGAGTTGGTCCAGCTTTTGCTATTCCAGCTGCAGTGAAATCTGCTGGTCTCGAACTCAGTAACATTGACTTGTTCGAAATCAATGAG GCGTTTGCATCGCAGTTTGTTTATTCCAGCAAGAAATTAGGACTTGATCCAACAAAGGTCAATGTCAACGGTGGTGCCATTGCTCTTGGACATCCTTTAGGCGCCACAG GTGCGCGCTGCGTATCAActttgttgaatgagatgaagcGTCGTGGGAAGGATTGTCGCTATGGTGTGATCTCAATGTGCAtag GTTCTGGTATGGGAGCTGCTGCAGTGTTTGAAAGAGGAGATTTTTGA
- the LOC131601517 gene encoding 3-ketoacyl CoA thiolase 1, peroxisomal-like isoform X2, with the protein MEKAIERQRVLLEHLNPNSSNSVFSASHTHQSTDISASFCSAGQTGGSENDVVIVAAYRTAICKAKRGGFKDTLPDDLLAPVLKAVIEKTNVKPSEVGDIIVGTVLGPGSERAIACRMAAFYAGFPETVPLRTVNRQCSSGLQAVADVAAYIKSGFYDIGIGAGVECMSQDNISRIVKTSAKAENFAQARDCLLPMGITSENVVQRYGVTRQEQDQAAVESHRRAAAATASGKFKEEIIPVSTKIVDPKTGEEKQIIVSVDDGIRPNANLADLAKLKPAFKKDGTTTAGNASQVSDGAAAVLLMKRSVAVQKGLPILGIFRSFSAVGVDPAVMGVGPAFAIPAAVKSAGLELSNIDLFEINEAFASQFVYSSKKLGLDPTKVNVNGGAIALGHPLGATGARCVSTLLNEMKRRGKDCRYGVISMCIGSGMGAAAVFERGDF; encoded by the exons atggagAAAGCAATTGAAAGACAAAGAGTTCTTCTTGAACATCTAAACCCAAACTCTTCAAATTCTGTTTTCTCAGCCTCTCATACTCATCAATCCACTGATATTTCT GCTTCGTTTTGTTCTGCTGGACAAACAGGTGGATCTGAAAATGATGTAGTGATTGTAGC TGCTTATCGTACTGCTATTTGCAAAGCGAAGCGTGGGGGGTTCAAGGATACTCTTCCGGATGATCTACTTGCCCCAGTTCTCAAG GCTGTGATAGAGAAAACAAATGTGAAACCTAGTGAAGTAGGAGACATAATCGTTGGCACAGTTTTAGGACCAGGATCAGAACGAGCAATTGCGTGCAGAATGGCAGCTTTTTATGCTGGTTTCC CAGAGACGGTGCCACTTCGAACTGTCAATAGACAATGTTCATCTGGACTTCAAGCAGTCGCCGATGTTGCTGCTTACATAAAATCTGGATTCTATGACATTG GAATTGGAGCTGGAGTGGAGTGTATGTCACAAGATAATATTTCAAGGATCGTCAAAACTAGCGCAAAG GCGGAAAATTTTGCACAAGCCCGAGACTGTCTTCTTCCGATGGGAATCACTTCAGAGAATGTCGTACAACGTTACGGTGTGACAAGGCAGGAGCAAGACCAGGCTGCT GTCGAGTCTCATAGACGCGCTGCAGCTGCAACAGCCTCTGGTAAATTCAAAGAAGAAATCATTCCGGTTTCTACAAAG ATTGTGGATCCTAAAACCGGAGAGGAGAAGCAAATTATTGTTTCGGTTGATGATGGTATCCGCCCAAACGCCAATTTGGCTGATCTGGCTAAGCTTAAGCCCGCATTCAAAAAGGACGGAACCACAACTGCAGGGAATGCTAGCCAAGTTAGTGACGGTGCTGCAGCCGTGCTCCTCATGAAGAGAAGCGTTGCCGTGCAAAAGGGGCTTCCTATCCTTGGAATCTTCAG GAGTTTTTCTGCTGTTGGAGTAGATCCGGCTGTAATGGGAGTTGGTCCAGCTTTTGCTATTCCAGCTGCAGTGAAATCTGCTGGTCTCGAACTCAGTAACATTGACTTGTTCGAAATCAATGAG GCGTTTGCATCGCAGTTTGTTTATTCCAGCAAGAAATTAGGACTTGATCCAACAAAGGTCAATGTCAACGGTGGTGCCATTGCTCTTGGACATCCTTTAGGCGCCACAG GTGCGCGCTGCGTATCAActttgttgaatgagatgaagcGTCGTGGGAAGGATTGTCGCTATGGTGTGATCTCAATGTGCAtag GTTCTGGTATGGGAGCTGCTGCAGTGTTTGAAAGAGGAGATTTTTGA